In Gossypium raimondii isolate GPD5lz chromosome 12, ASM2569854v1, whole genome shotgun sequence, a single window of DNA contains:
- the LOC105764766 gene encoding probable pectate lyase 5, producing MPLPSLSLLFLFTSLLIPSPISSSPVQDPELVVEDVHRAINASRRNLGYLSCGTGNPIDDCWRCDPNWEKNRQRLADCAIGFGKNAIGGRDGKIYVVTDSSDNDAVNPKPGTLRHAVIQDEPLWIIFARDMTIRLKEELIMNSFKTIDGRGASVHIAGGPCITIQYVTNIIIHGLNIHDCKQGGNAMVRDSPRHYGWRTISDGDGVSIFGGSHVWVDHNSLSNCNDGLVDAIHGSTAITISNNYMTHHDKVMLLGHSDSYTQDKNMQVTIAFNHFGEGLVQRMPRCRHGYFHVVNNDYTHWEMYAIGGSANPTINSQGNRFTAPNDRFSKEVTKHEDAPESDWKSWNWRSEGDLMVNGAFFTASGAGASSSYSKASSLGARPSSLVATITTNAGSLNCKKGSRC from the exons ATGCCACTCCCTTCCCTTTCTCTCCTCTTCCTCTTCACTTCTCTCCTAATCCCCTCTCCCATTTCCTCTTCCCCTGTTCAAGACCCTGAACTTGTTGTCGAAGATGTGCATAG GGCCATCAATGCGTCTAGGAGGAACCTTGGATATCTATCCTGCGGCACCGGCAACCCCATTGATGACTGCTGGCGATGTGACCCTAACTGGGAGAAGAACCGCCAGAGGCTAGCAGACTGTGCAATTGGGTTCGGCAAGAATGCCATTGGTGGAAGAgatggtaagatttatgttgtcACTGACTCGAGTGACAATGATGCCGTGAACCCCAAACCGGGAACTTTACGACATGCCGTGATTCAAGATGAACCGTTGTGGATCATTTTTGCCCGGGACATGACCATCCGGTTGAAGGAGGAACTAATCATGAACTCGTTCAAGACCATCGATGGGCGTGGTGCCAGTGTTCACATTGCAGGGGGTCCTTGTATAACCATTCAGTATGTGACCAACATTATCATTCATGGACTCAACATCCATGACTGCAAGCAAGGAGGGAATGCTATGGTGAGGGACTCCCCACGGCATTACGGTTGGCGAACCATATCGGATGGGGATGGTGTGTCTATCTTCGGTGGTAGCCATGTTTGGGTGGATCATAACTCCTTGTCCAACTGCAATGATGGTCTGGTTGATGCCATTCATGGGTCCACCGCAATCACCATCTCAAACAACTACATGACTCACCATGATAAAGTCATGCTTTTGGGGCACAGTGATTCCTATACTCAAGACAAGAACATGCAAGTCACTATAGCCTTTAATCACTTTGGTGAAGGGCTTGTTCAAAGAATGCCAAG ATGTAGACATGGGTATTTCCATGTGGTTAACAATGACTACACCCATTGGGAAATGTATGCCATTGGAGGAAGTGCAAACCCAACTATTAATAGCCAAGGCAACAGATTTACAGCACCAAACGATAGATTCAGCAAAGAG GTGACCAAGCATGAAGATGCACCAGAGAGTGACTGGAAGAGCTGGAATTGGAGATCGGAAGGCGACCTGATGGTGAACGGTGCATTTTTCACGGCGTCGGGTGCCGGTGCCTCGTCGAGCTATTCCAAGGCTTC